Genomic DNA from Ictidomys tridecemlineatus isolate mIctTri1 chromosome 6, mIctTri1.hap1, whole genome shotgun sequence:
AGTCACAGAGAGTGAGAAAAAAGTATTGAGGAATTTGTGAAAGTCCTTGTCCAGTTCCTTAGTAGAGAGAACAGACATTATTTACTCTGTCTCTTGGAGAAGGAAGACTTGTTTATGTTTGAGAGAAGCATGGtatgaaagaacatgaaacttGGTTCAACTGGCTCCATAACTAGCTCATTCTGGGACTATTTTGGGAAATTATCTGGTTACTTTACAAACTCAAGTTCTGTACCTGAAAATAGAGTTTAATAATATCTCTTGTGGTATGATGCATGCTAAAATTGAACTTGACCACGTGAAGAATTGGTGTATAGTAGGTGTCGAAAAAGAGTTATAACATAAACAAGCTTTGAAGATGACATCTTCCAGCAGGAAAGGAAGATGGTATCTGTTTCAAGGATgctatgttttgtttatttatttatttatttttgtttagtctGAATGAAAATCTACTAAAGGTTTTGTAATTTCCTTTCAATAACTCTCAAACCATAggttaatagaaaaatatttttctaaaatagaaaaatatatagtctttctctaaattcatttttttcagaataaacaaTTGAGcctcagaaagaaaatggattttttatAATCCACACAGCTAGTCCACAGCAGAGTCAGAACTAGAGCCCAAGCCTTCTGAATTCCTACATGATTCTTTTCCTGCCACATTGCAATGCTCTGTTCTATAGATCAAGGGCATATAGGGTGAGGAATAGGACGCATTTTACATTTAGGAAATATACTATGACATACCTGAATACTCCTGAGCCATAAAAGATGGTGACCACAAGGAAATGAGAAGAGCAGGTGGAAAAGATCTTGCTTCGACCCATGGCTGAGTTGATCCCTAGGGCTGTCATGATGATTTGGCTGTAGGAACCCAGAAGTAGGACAAGGGTGCCAAAGCCCAGGACTACCATGGTGGTCAGGATGGAGGCAATACTACTATAGGGGTCAGAACAGGCCAATAAGAGCACTGGGGGAAGCTCACAGGCAAAACTGTGGATGAGATTGGGGCCACAGAAGTGCTGCTGAGCTAGGAGGAGGGTGTTAATTAGGCTGGTACTTACTCCTATCACCCAGGATGCACCTACCAGGCCAGTACAAACTCTCCTGTTCATAGCCACTGCATACAACAATGGGTGGCATACAGCCTGGAACCGGTCATAGGCCATGACAGAAAGGAGGCAGGCCTCAGTGGCCCCAGAAAATATAACCAGGGAAATCTGGGTGAAACACTCAAGAAAGGACACTGTTTTCCACTTAGAAAGAAGATTCTCCAGCAGTTTAGGCACAATGACTGAGGAATAAAAAACATCCAGGAAGGAGAGGTGTCTTAGAAAGAAATACATGGGGGTTTGGAGATGGGAATCAGTATTGATCACAAGCAAAATAAGCAGGTTCACCATGAAGGTCAAGAGGTAAATCGCCAAGAACAGCACAAAGAGGGGTACCTGGATCTGAGGATTGTTGGATAGTCCCAGGAGAACAAACGCAGTGACTATGGTCCCATTGTTAACTTCCATGGAGGATTAAGGGTCCATTTAGAGGGATGAGAACTGAAAAGAATGCTCAAATGGGCTATAAGTCTCAGGCATTATAAACAAGGCTGCAGAGCTAACCTGGACAGATCGTGTAGTGGAGGCAGCCCTGCCATGCCAGACATTTTCAGCTCTTCCTAGCCCAGGGCAGTAATCTACTGGCCAAAGTGGAAAAGGTGGGGAGGAAAAGTGCGGAGAATCAGAcctagaaaggaaagagaaggatgaCTCCAAATGGATGAGAAAAAAAGGGAGGATAGACTCAAGGATACCTAGAAGGCCATTCTCTGGTTCCAAAGGGAACTGAGGTCAAACCATCTGCCTGACAGACCATGATGAATTTTTGAATAGTAGAGATGGTGTGACACCTGATTATGGTGCAAGTCCTTTCTCTGTTCCTGAAAACTTGCTCATGAGTAAGTCACTAaagtttttcatttgaaaaattgttctgtaaaAACTAGATAGTTTCCAAAGTTCATTCCACTTTAGAAATTCTAAAGATGGGGAATGGTCTTCTTGGGTGtcactggtaaaaaaaaaaagaaatctcctctcctcttctgtgCCAACTCAGGCAGAAATGACACAACATTGTGTTGGTTTCATAAAAGCCACACAGGAGGAAATCCTCCAAATGAAGGTAAGGGCTGTGTGCATAAGTTATTCCAAGGTCTTCTCATTCCATGATTCTGTGAATGTATGATGTCCTATTTTCACTGTAATACTGGGGCTTAACCTAAGAGTTAACAAAAATGGGACTATTCTCTGGATTGGTGCCAGGAACTATGAATAGAGCCAAATCAGACTTAGACCAAATTCTGTGCAGAGATCATGGCTCACTTAAggggggaaaaacagaaaaaagaacacCTGGTAAATGAATAGTTACAAGATTTAGTCTAGACCAGATGAAGGTAAACTGTTCCCTTTATCTCACCTTGATGGATATAGTTATAAATGAGGATCTAATCTCTATTCATGACATGCACACTCACAAATTCCCATATTGAGTAGTTTGAGGAGAAGATGGATTTGAATGGAATTTTTCTTCACCTGGACTCTCTTGGCCAACAACAGTTGAACTTAGTGGAAGATACCTATATGGCATCCTTTCCAACATGGGAACAAAAGCTACAATTATGATGAGTGTTCTATGGGCTTCCCTTGACTTTGTTCTTCCTTTAGAGGATGTAGGGGAGGATCTTCTGAGAAAGGAACTATTCCCACAGTCTTTCTGTCCAAAGGGAAGAATTTTGACTCTGCCTTCTAAATAACAATGGCCAGAGGGACTTGATCTCAGCTGTAGACCTTGGAGAATGAGGGAGGTCCCTGGAGAGACCCTTAAGCAAGAGGCCCTGCTCTGATTCTGAATGAGTTCTCTAGGGTCAACTATTCTCCTTTGTATTACTCTCATTCCAGTGGGTTATATCATACAAGAGGGTTCTAGTgaccaataatttattttttagttctactataagttttaaaggtttttattttttaacagtacTATCAACTTAAACACTATTTGTGCTTAACCTACTCAAATATGAAGTTCGAGAAGTCAAAATCATTCTAGTTTTGTTAGAATGAAAGTTGCATTGCAGACTATTGTCATGATGGGTGACAAATCAAGGAcaatcttctaagatctttttcaatTTCACTCTTTAgtcttctgtagttttcattttcacctcttttgatagattgattcccaagattttattttttttttgaggttaaaagctattgtgaatggggtagttttcttaatttctcttgcagtggcTTCACCACGgatgtatagaaatacatttgatttataattgtattgattttatatcctgctactttgattaATTTGTTTAATCAAAGTAACAGGATATTAATTTGATTActttattctagaagttttcaggtggaattttttggatcttctaaatatagaatcatgtcatagtgatagtttgagttcttctttttctattcatattcatttaatttctttcatctgtctaattgctctggctagagtttccagaactatgttgaatagaagtggtgaaagagggcatcctgtcttgttccagtttttagaggaaatgttttcaatttttctccatttagaatgacatcGGCcttaggcttagcatagatagtatttgcaatgttgaggtatgttcctagtATCCCTGGTTTtcctagagttttgaacatgaagggatgctgtattttgtcaaatgtttttttctgcatctattgagatgatcgatcacatgattcttgtctttaagtctattgatgtgatgaattatgtttatttgcCGCGTCCGGCTAACGGAAACCAAGTCCGGCGAGAGACGttgaggttaaaaaataaaaaaatcacaggacaccaaggttcttcatccaggaggaggcaCGTGTGCACTTTATTGCCAAATTTGTCCTCCTTAAATATCTTTTGTAACAGCTGGGGAAATGACTCAAAGGCGAGGAGGGAAGAGTAATAACTGTGTCCTTGGGTTACCGTCATGTCCCCTTTCAGGAGGCTCGAACAGGTCAAGCTGTTCCGAGAGACACATATGCTCGAGGCAGATAAACTGGAAACTGCAAGCCTGTATCAtggccttgtgagctggccacattgacatgcagaacaaggaattgggggctgggccccgggggccagggaaggcctgctaccagcatTTATTGAtgtctgtatgttgaaccaactttgcatctctgggatgaactccacttggatgtggtgcactatatttttaatatgtttttgtatgagagaattttattgaggatttttgcatctatgtttgtcaggtatattggtctgaaattctctttccttgatgtgtctttgtctggttttggtatcagggtgataatagcctcatagaatgagttcgaaggtttctctccttttctatttcatggaattattTGAGGAGTAtttgtgttagttcttctttgaaggtctgttaGAACTCAattgagaatctgtctggtcctgggtttttcttggttggtaggctttattggagtatacattttcaaaatagcttctaattattttctgtatttcagtagtgtctgtcatgaggtttcctttttcatcacaaattttagtaatttgagttttctctctctttgttagtgtagctaagggtttatcaattttatctatttttttcaattttaatatttatttttgagtttttggcggacacaacatctttgtttgtatgtggtgctgaggattgaacccgggtcgcacgcatgccaggcgagggcgcaactgcttgagccacatccccagcccaattttatttatttttttcaaataacaacctttttattttgccaattttttgaattgttgcttttttttcaatttcattaatttcagctctgattttaattatttcctattttcaactgcttttggggttgatttgttcttctttttccagggctTGAGaagtaatgttaggtcatttatttgttgactttttattcttttaatgaatgagctcaacgcaatgaagtttcctcttaGCCTTGCCTTCATGGTTTCTCAGAGAATTTGAAATGTTGAattggtgttctcatttacctctaagtatttttttattttcttcctgatttcttctgctatccattcatcatttaatagcatgttatttagtctccaggtgttggagtaacttctatttttaattttattattgatttctatttttattccattatgatctgatagaatgcaggatagtatttctctcttttttttgtatttttctaagagtttctttgtggcataagatatggtctcctttagagaaggatccatgtgcttctgagaagaaagtgtatcagCTTCTTGATGGATGACATActctatatgtctgttaaatctaaattattgattgtattatttaattttatagtttttttgaagatctatctagtggtgagagagatttgttaaagtcacccagtattattgtgttgtggtctatttgattcttgaaattgagaagggctttttttttggatgtacatagatgcttcattgtttggggtatatatatatatacacaattgttatgtctttttgtgTGATGTCTTTTTGATGTGTGCCACTGCGCTTGgaagtctatgtcttttgattatgtatttaggccattaacattagggttattattgagatatgatttgtattcctggtcattttggtttatatttaatttttaacttgatttagtttattcttttattgacttttcctttagtgtagttcctccctttgctggttttcatttttttaacatttcctcctcatggactattttgctgagaatgttctgtgtgaaggctttctagttatgaattctttttgaacttttttttttaccatagaaggtttttatttcatcttcagatctgaagcttaattttgctggatataaaattcttgattgacatccattttctttcatagcttgatatatattattccaggacctcctagtaTTGAGGGTCTGGATTGAGAAATCATTTGAGATCAGAATTGGTTTCCCGCTattcttaatttgatttttttctcttgcaggctttaaaattctatcctttttctgtattttctgatattatgtcaTGGAAatgattgtgcattcctttggtttgtatttctaTTCCTTTGTCTATCACATCAAATCTTATTTTTGGTCTTTTATTGTTATCCCATAAtgcttggaagttctgttcaaggctgtggtcaactctatttttaactttattctcaaaactgtgtccttgttattggattggcactggggacaaggaccaagtttTTGGCAACATGGTTAATCTACTTTCTTCTCTTTAGGGCCAAAGCTGCTTTACTTCTATCCCTGTCTGAGTCATGAGGCAGATGCTGTGCAAAGCTTTCTGCCCTTGCCTGGGTCATTGAGCAGGTTTAGGTATGACTTCCAGCACAGATCCCTGCCAGCTCATTCCCCTTGTTCATGGTGACAGAGATTGAGAGGGGCTTTCAGACTTTCAGTAGAAATTATTTCTGGTTGGATTCTTAagagtgctgagagccatagccaagtaggaatgatgcatggcaatttccttgtcagcctacccaatgttgcttagagggaggactctccattgtggaaatgggcttgccttgggcccaggtcatttgcagtgacattgcatgaatgtttgagagttttggtttgaaaggtgaccttgctcagggattagggtggcttcaggtttagggtggatcctgctggattagggtggctccaggtttagggtggatcctgctggattagggtggctccaggtttagggtaaatcctgctgggaatagggcgtatcctgctgcctcaggcgcccgctcCTTGAGCTCCCATTGAGTTTTCACGGGATTCAGAGGGTATTTGGtatgcagagcccggtggagggagtgtatttTTCCAGAACCTGcatgtagagtgccggtgagagttcgggaatagagttgctgttggaatctacaaggcttgtgtggtggcttggttattttgtgcccagccacactgcGGCATTTGGCAGCCTGTACGGGGAACATCTGAagcttggaggtaagtgaaattgctcgcccctgagggagggcgagagaatgggtgaccatttcaaaaaatgttttgatttattttgtttttgtttcaagatgcctatccctagaactttttcaggcaaactgggaaaaatggttggctcaaggtttgaagtttgtcgGCCCTGtcgaagagaaaattgatacaacgattttttattccgtttttgtttcattcagtttcggtcttgttttgtgttatcttattgggttgtgttatctttatagtagattagaaattagtaaaaaacaaacagaaagagtgttaagtaaattgttagaggttcagaccatggagaaagacattttagatcaaacAAAAGAGAAGGtttctcgagctagtcagaggaagaaaatttaaaggaaaaggggctatTAGGAAAATACAataggaggctgctactaactctattctatcaccagagggcgtaattcaaccaacagctccacctatggagacagctgagtggccctcaacccccgtagttgataaatgggatcctgagacaggacctcaaagattagcatgccctgtacttgagcaggcaggagggcagtgaattcaccatgctttagatttcaaaacagtgaagcagttaaaggaggctgtaataacctatggtccccaagcacccttcacggtaagcatggtcgaatcctttaccaacttggacatgatgccagcagattgggctagcatgtgtaaatctgtgctaaatggagcacaatatttgttatggaaggttgccaatgaggaattttgcacggggacagctaggtgaaatgcagcagccggttaccctcaaagaaatctagatatgttgttatgAAAAGAACCTTATGTGGGTCAacagcaacaaattgaatatgattctgctatatatgcacaaattgctgcagatgcagttagggcatggaagactttacaaggacatggagatttacaaggttagctatctaaggtaatacagagagctaataaaccttacactgaatttgtagataggcttattcaaatagCTGCCAgaatttttggggatacagaacaagcaatgccattaataaaacaactggcttatgaccaactaaattgttgctgcagagaggttattagaccatggaaacatgaggatttaaacacatatattaaattatgtagataCATTAATGAACAGGGGCAAATCTTGGCaactgcagtacaacaggctttagatgccaggccaaaaacatgctacaattgtgaacaaacaggacattttaaaaggaatttcccCATAGGaaaagggtttaacaaaactaggtatcaaaataatagaataccgggtatttgcccatgatgccatagagggagacattgggcttatgaatgccattctcaaaccaccatagagggtactcccttatcaaaaaacagacaaggaccaggtatttatccacaatatcgtggagaaaggcatcaggctccattgccaaaaaacagacTAGGgagcccaatgctccggggcccacaaccacaaatatacggggcagtggaggaacccagcaacaccatcagggtagtgcccaggacacattgtccattaaatccctcatcagacaaaccagagggagctcagggttggacatctgcgcctctgccagagcagtactaactccagagattggagttcaaatcattcccacaggagtaaaaggacctcttccccaaggaacagtaggcttattattgggacgcagttcttctacactaaaaggacttatgataagtcctggggtaattgatcctgattatgtaggtgaaataaaaattatagctagttctccaagaggtatatcagtaatttcaccaggagatagaatagcacagttgttaataatacccagcctacatgataaattttccagtcatagtgtagaaagaggttccaggggattaggctccacaggtgtagattgggctatgctgtctttaaatttagattctcacccaatgctaaaactaaatattcaaggacatgaatttaatgggctactggacacaggtgctgacctgagcatcatatctcgtcaagaatggccaaaacattggccattacaacaagccactcaaatgcttcaaggcctaggagtggtgactaatccccatagaagtgcaacggtattagattggaaggatcctgaaggatgtgaaggaactatacagccatatgtattggatcatcttcccataaatttatggggacgagatgtcctagatcaattaggtttgacgttaacaaataacatcaatccaaatgtgcccactattagggctagacaaggttttaggaaagaaaaaagattaggagaacaagaacaaggtatagcagcaccaattcaaatagatcaaggaataaatagacatggattgggttttcagaaggggccactgagacaatcaaaattacttggaaatcagaaagactagtatgggttcctcagtggcccctgactaaagaaaagatacaagcagcccatgatctggtcaaacaacaattagcagaaggacatatacaaccttctgtatctccccataatactcccatttttgtcatcaaaaagaaatctggtaaatggagattattgcaagatttaagagccattaataatgagatggttatcatgggacctgctcaatcagggattcctcaattgtctgctttgccaaaacctggtatgttttagctatagatattaaagattgtttttttcaattccaattcatcctgaggatagtccacgtttttcatttactatccctgcactgaatcatgaaggtcctgatcagagatatgaatggaaagtactccctcaagggatggctaacaacccaactatgtgtcaaatttatgttaacaaagcaatccagccacttagaaatcaaaatcctgaactacaaatatttcactatatggatgatgtattattagtacataaagatgaaaacacattgctggaatgttatgccacacttacaaacttattaaaaaattataatctagatatagcaatagataaagtacaattaaattttccaattaattatttaggagttctattatcctcaaccatggtccgtccaccaaaaattcaaatatgagtagatcaactcaaatcacttaacaactttcaaaagttattgggagacataaattggataaggccttatctaggagATAAGGCacaccaacaggagagttgggacctttatttgatatcctaaaaggtccatcagatccaaattcatcccgcatgttaactcctaaagcaagaaaggcattaaaaattattgaaacatatatggaaaatatgcatttggatagaattgatataagtttgcctttattatttattgtactaccaacaaaaaatattcctacaggagtattttggcaagaaggtccattattgtggatacatttatcttattctcctaacactattcttactaggtatcctgaggctgtaggacaattaatactcaaaggaataaaagcagcgaagggagtgtttggaatttctcccagtaaaattattattccatatactatggatcaaattgatgagttagctaatgagttaaatacttgggcaataatcatgtgtaaatctaatgtttcatttgataatcacttaccatctaatcctttgttgtctttttggtctaagcatcctgtagtttttccaaaaatgacaagaaaaacccctatcatgaatgctccatatattcactgatgggttaaATAATgatacagcagcaatagttacctagccctgatcaaacttttacatttttagtacccaaacaatcaactcaaaaggtagagcttaatgcagtattacaagcttttgtgatgtttaaagattctgtatttaatttattttccgataatcagtatatagttaatgctatagtatcccttgaagatgctggtaggattttcccttcctctgatgttttctctttgttttccactatacaaagtgtaatctgggacagaaaagatccattctttataggacatatcagggcacatacaggattgcctgtagcccttagtttgggcaatgatttagcagataaaactacacatgacatatatattttctctacactagaagaagctacaaattttcataaaaggttccatgtcaatgttaatactttacaaaagcattttaaaataactaaggaacaagccagacatataataaaacaatgtcaaaattgtgtgacctttttaccacaagttaatcttggagtcaatcctagaggattgatacctaaccatatttggcagatggatgtcacacacttgccagaatttggaaaattaaaatatttgcatattacagttgatacttcttctggatttttgatgggctcccttaatgctggagaaaaaggaaagatgttatagctcattgcttacaaaattttgccactgtgggcgttccaaaacagttaaaaacagataatggtcctggttatacttctacctcttttaaacaattttgctcatcatttggcattactcatataacaggaatcccatacaatccacagggacaaggcatagttgaaagagctcatcaaactattaaacgtacttattaaagcaaaaagagggaattggaaaggggtatatatcccccaaagataaacttaaaataaccctttttaccctaaactttttaaatttggattcatcagggcttagtgctgcggaaagacatatgtatccaaaaaatgtacataagcctaaggtactttggaaagatattctaacaggacaatggaaaggttctgacccagtgattgtctggagtcggggttctgtttgtgtgtttccacagggagaacagcagccgatttggattctagagagactaaccaaagcaatttctacggaccaaaaagaagatgatttttctcaaatccataacagctgatatccagagctccagcttggctattcttacatctgtgacagtgattaaccaggatgcttttttcaatat
This window encodes:
- the Or5bs1 gene encoding olfactory receptor 5BS1; this translates as MEVNNGTIVTAFVLLGLSNNPQIQVPLFVLFLAIYLLTFMVNLLILLVINTDSHLQTPMYFFLRHLSFLDVFYSSVIVPKLLENLLSKWKTVSFLECFTQISLVIFSGATEACLLSVMAYDRFQAVCHPLLYAVAMNRRVCTGLVGASWVIGVSTSLINTLLLAQQHFCGPNLIHSFACELPPVLLLACSDPYSSIASILTTMVVLGFGTLVLLLGSYSQIIMTALGINSAMGRSKIFSTCSSHFLVVTIFYGSGVFRYMTPASGSTLEQVLSLQYSVVTPLLNPLIYSLKNKEVKAALKRTLARKSRLTF